The DNA region CGAGCCGGCGGCCCCGGGCACCCCGGCGCCGTCGGACAGCCCGACGGCCGGTGGTGACCTGGCCTCGACCGGCAGCAGCGGCACCATCCCGATCGTCATCGGCGGTGCGGCGGTCCTCGCCGCGGGTGCCGGCCTGGTCGTGATGGCCCGCCGCCGCAAGCAGGCCTGAGGCAGCACCTGAAGCACGGGAGGGGCGGCGGCGCAGAACATGCGCCGCCGCCCCTCCGGGTTTGTACCCGGCACGTCCGCCCCGGCCTCCGAGGAGCGATCGGCACCAGCGCGGGGGATCCGGTCCAAGTCGAGCCACAGCGGCGACGACTCGGTCGGCCTTCACCGCATACGCGGGTGCTCTCAGACATGCTGTCGAACAAAAAACAGGTGAAGGGAAAGACTCCTGGAGCCGGCTCACCCCCACCTTCTCCGCTCTCCTCCGATGCACCGGTCCGCCTCCGCAGGATCCACGAAGGCGCGTAGTCGTGTCAGCTGCAAGGTCTACGCTGCACTGCGGCATGTCACCGCCTGAACAATCGCCACCGCCGTACGTCCACCGCGAGAGCCCGCGTGAAGGCAGACCCGAGAGGCCACTTGCCTTGCCCACAACAAGTCAGCGCTGTGAGGCGCCCTGGGCAGTGATCCTCTTCCGGGACTCGATCGATTCGGGGCAATCCAAGATCACATCAGGATGGATATCACTCACCCACTCAACTCGACGATCCACTACCCGATAGGTTCACTCCATGCCTGGCCGCCTTCTAGAACTACATGTCGAGAACTTCCGCAGTCTCCGCGATGTGACCATCCCGCTCGGACCTCTCACCGTGCTGGTCGGGCCCAACGGAGTAGGAAAGTCGAACGTACTCGCGGTGTTCGACTTTCTTGCCGCAGTCATCCGCACGGACCTCCAGCCCGCGCTCGACGAGCGCGGCGGATTCGACGAGGTGGCCTTCTGGGGCGGCGGCGACAAACCACCGACGTCGATGGTGATCAGGCTCAAGGCGGACTGGACGAAACATGCGAGCATCAACGCCCCGGATGAGTACTCGCTGACCATTCGCAGACGTTCCCTGCCCGGCAGCCACGAATCTTACACGTTGTCACGTCAAGAGAGATTTTCGTTCAAAAGGACTCAGGGGCGAGGTCGTCGCATCACCGTCTCGGGTGACGAAGCCCGCGTCGTCGATGAAAAGGCCGGTCGGGAGTCCGACGGGGGCCGATTCGGAATCCAGCGGTTGAGCAGCGGCCTGTCCACCCTCCCTCGACTGGGGCGTTCGGACGGGGGCGAAGAAGTGACAAGAGTCGCAAACCGCCTGTCTTCCTTCAGGGTTTTCGACGTCGATGTCACCGCCGCTCGACAGCCGACACGCGCCCATTCCATCAAGGCCGGACGCCTGGAGTCCCACGCGGAGAATCTGGCAGCTTTCCTGATCAAGCTCAGCACGGACGAGGAACGCTGGGAACATCTGACCCAAGATGCCCGCCGAATTCTTCCGCAACTGAAAGCTATTGAGTTCGAGCAGGTCGGAGGATTCGCAGACCGCCTTGCTGTTGTACTTCATGAACACGGGCTGCGCAGAAGTACACCACTCGCCGACGCCTCGTTCGGAACAGTGCGCCTTCTCGGGCTTCTGGCCATGCTCTATGATCCTCATCCCCCCGCGCTGACCTGCGTCGAGGAAATCGATCACGGCCTCCACCCGCAAGCCCTCGAACTCATCGTGGAGCGCATGAGGGAGGCGTCCACGCGCACACAGTTCATCGTTGCGACCCATTCGCCCGCGCTCGTGGACCGGCTGGAGCCTCACGAATTCATCGTGTGTGACCGCGACGAAGGCGGCGCGTCCATCATTCCTGCTCTGAGTGCAGAGGAGATCGAGACGATCGTCGCGGAGACAGGCGATCAGCCTCTCGGCGAACTGTGGTTCTCCGGCGTACTCGGGGGCGACTTGACGGAGGACGAGCTGTGAGCCGCAGACGGATAGCCACACCCCTGAACCGGGGAGTCGTCGTGCTCGCGGGTGAAAGCGCAAATGATCGCCGCATGCTGGCAGCCTTCATCAAGGCTG from Streptomyces sp. NBC_01754 includes:
- a CDS encoding AAA family ATPase, translating into MPGRLLELHVENFRSLRDVTIPLGPLTVLVGPNGVGKSNVLAVFDFLAAVIRTDLQPALDERGGFDEVAFWGGGDKPPTSMVIRLKADWTKHASINAPDEYSLTIRRRSLPGSHESYTLSRQERFSFKRTQGRGRRITVSGDEARVVDEKAGRESDGGRFGIQRLSSGLSTLPRLGRSDGGEEVTRVANRLSSFRVFDVDVTAARQPTRAHSIKAGRLESHAENLAAFLIKLSTDEERWEHLTQDARRILPQLKAIEFEQVGGFADRLAVVLHEHGLRRSTPLADASFGTVRLLGLLAMLYDPHPPALTCVEEIDHGLHPQALELIVERMREASTRTQFIVATHSPALVDRLEPHEFIVCDRDEGGASIIPALSAEEIETIVAETGDQPLGELWFSGVLGGDLTEDEL